Below is a window of Pseudomonas sp. B21-040 DNA.
TCGTTTTGTTCTCGACTGGGTCAACGAAAAGTACCTGGGCCGCGTCCTTGAACTGCTGGATGAGCATGGCAACGGGATGGCGCCGGCACTGTCCTTATTAATAGGCAGTAAACGCAGTTCAGCACCACGCGCAGCACCCAATGCTCCGCTGGCTGCTGCAGCGTCCCAGGCTCAGGCTGCTCAAGCGCCGATTAGCGCACCGGCACCCGCTCCGACAGCTGCACCGACCAAGCGGGCTACCCAAAAGGTTGCCGAGGTCAGTGAAGAGCCGTCCCGCGACAGTTTCGACCCGATGGCCGGCGCCAGTTCTCAACAGGCTCCGGTTCGTGCCGAACAGCGTACTGTTCAGGTTGAAGGCGCGCTCAAGCACACCAGTTACCTGAACCGCACCTTCACCTTCGAAAACTTCGTCGAAGGCAAGTCCAACCAACTAGCCAGGGCTGCGGCCTGGCAGGTGGCGGACAATCCAAAGCATGGCTATAACCCGCTCTTCCTTTATGGCGGCGTCGGCTTGGGTAAAACCCACTTGATGCACGCTGTGGGTAACCACCTGCTAAAGAAGAATCCGAATGCCAAGGTCGTGTACCTGCATTCGGAGCGTTTCGTGGCCGACATGGTCAAGGCGTTGCAACTGAATGCCATCAACGAATTCAAGCGGTTCTACCGTTCAGTGGATGCGTTGTTGATCGATGACATTCAATTCTTTGCCCGCAAGGAGCGTTCCCAGGAAGAGTTTTTCCACACCTTCAACGCCCTGCTTGAAGGTGGTCAGCAAGTCATTCTCACCAGTGACCGCTACCCGAAAGAAATCGAAGGCCTTGAAGAGCGCCTCAAATCCCGCTTCGGCTGGGGCCTGACGGTTGCCGTCGAGCCGCCGGAGCTGGAAACCCGTGTGGCGATCTTGATGAAAAAGGCCGATCAGGCCAAAGTTGATCTGCCACATGACGCGGCGTTCTTCATTGCCCAGCGTATTCGCTCCAACGTCCGTGAGCTGGAAGGCGCGCTGAAACGCGTGATCGCCCACTCGCACTTCATGGGCCGCGACATCACCATCGAGCTGATTCGCGAATCCCTGAAAGACTTGTTGGCGCTGCAAGACAAACTGGTCTCTGTGGATAACATTCAGCGCACGGTCGCCGAGTACTACAAGATCAAGATCTCCGACCTGCTGTCCAAGCGTCGTTCACGTTCGGTCGCACGTCCGCGTCAGGTTGCAATGGCATTGTCCAAAGAGTTGACTAACCACAGCCTGCCGGAAATCGGCGATGTGTTTGGCGGCCGCGACCACACGACGGTTTTGCACGCCTGCCGCAAGATCAACGAGCTTAAGGAATCCGACGCGGACATCCGCGAGGACTACAAGAACCTGCTGCGTACACTGACCACATGATGAACACCAGCGCAGCTTATTAAGGCAAGGGACTAGACCATGCATTTCACCATTCAACGCGAAGCCCTGTTGAAACCCCTGCAACTGGTCGCAGGCGTCGTCGAACGCCGACAGACCTTGCCGGTGCTCTCCAACGTGCTGCTGGTTGTCGAAGGCCAGCAACTTTCGCTGACCGGTACCGACCTGGAAGTCGAGCTGGTTGGTCGTGTGCAACTCGAAGAGCCGGCAGACCCAGGCTCCATCACCGTGCCGGCGCGCAAGCTGATGGACATCTGCAAGAGCCTGCCGAATGACGCGCTGATCGACATCAAGGTCGACGAGCAGAAGCTGGTGGTGAAAGCTGGCCGTAGCCGCTTCACCCTGTCGACGCTACCCGCCAACGATTTCCCTACAGTGGAAGAAGGCCCGGGCTCGCTGACGTGCAGCCTGGAGCAAAGCAAACTGCGTCGCCTGATCGAACGCACCAGCTTCGCCATGGCTCAGCAGGACGTTCGTTACTACCTGAACGGCATGCTGCTGGAAGTGTCGGCCGGCATCATCCGCGCCGTTGCCACCGACGGTCACCGTCTGGCCATGTGCTCGATGCAGGCCGACATCGGTCAACCCGATCGCCATCAGGTCATCGTCCCACGCAAAGGTATCCTTGAACTGGCGCGCCTGCTGACCGAGCCGGACGGCATCGTCAGCATCGTCCTGGGTCAGCACCATATCCGTGCAACTACCGGCGAATTCACGTTCACCTCGAAACTGGTTGACGGCAAATTCCCGGATTACGAGCGCGTTCTGCCTAAAGGTGGCGACAAACTTGTACTGGGCGACCGTCAAGCGCTGCGTGAAGCCTTCAGCCGTACCGCGATTCTGTCCAACGAGAAGTACCGTGGTATCCGTCTGCAACTGGCCAACGGTCAGCTGAAAATCCAGGCGAACAACCCGGAGCAAGAAGAAGCGGAAGAAGAAGTGGGTGTTGAATACAACGGCGGCAATCTGGAAATCGGCTTCAACGTGAGTTACCTGCTCGACGTGCTGGGTGTGATGACCACTGAACAAGTTCGCCTGATCCTGTCCGACTCCAACAGCAGCGCGTTGGTGCAAGAGTCCGACAACGACGACTCGGCTTACGTTGTCATGCCGATGCGCCTGTAATCATGTTCAGCAGAAGCTAGATGTCGCTCAGTCGCGTCTCGGTCACCGCGGTGCGCAATTTGCACCCGGTGACCTTCTCTCCCTCCCCCCGAATCAACATTCTTTACGGCGCCAACGGCAGCGGCAAAACCAGTGTTCTGGAAGCCATTCACCTGCTGGGGCTTGCCCGTTCGTTCCGTAGCACCCGTCTGTTGCCGGTCATTCAGTACGAACAATTAGCCTGTACGGTATTTGGTCAGATCGAATTGGCTGAGGGGGGGAACAGCGCGTTGGGCATATCGCGTGACCGTCAGGGTGAATTTCAGATCCGCATCGACGGTCAGAATGCGCGCAGTGCGGCGCAGCTGGCGGAAATCATGCCGTTGCAGCTGATCAACCCTGACAGCTTTCGTTTGCTTGAAGGCGCACCGAAGATTCGCCGACAGTTTCTCGACTGGGGTGTGTTCCATGTGGAACCACGATTCATGTCCACTTGGCAGCGCTTGCAGAAGGCCCTGCGCCAGAGAAACTCTTGGCTGCGACATGGTACACTTGACGCCGTTTCGCAAGCGGTTTGGGACAGGGAACTGTGCCAGGCCAGCGCTGAAATCGATGAATACCGCCGCGCTTATATCAAAGTCTTGAAACCAGTCTTTGAACAAACCTTGAGCGAACTGGTTGAGCTTGAAGGCTTGACCCTCAGCTATTACCGAGGCTGGGACAAAGACCGCGAACTGAGTGCAGTACTCGCTGGATCCCTGCAACGGGATCAGCAAATGGGTCACACCCAG
It encodes the following:
- the dnaA gene encoding chromosomal replication initiator protein DnaA, which encodes MSVELWQQCVELLREELPAQQFNTWIRPLQVEAEGDELRVYAPNRFVLDWVNEKYLGRVLELLDEHGNGMAPALSLLIGSKRSSAPRAAPNAPLAAAASQAQAAQAPISAPAPAPTAAPTKRATQKVAEVSEEPSRDSFDPMAGASSQQAPVRAEQRTVQVEGALKHTSYLNRTFTFENFVEGKSNQLARAAAWQVADNPKHGYNPLFLYGGVGLGKTHLMHAVGNHLLKKNPNAKVVYLHSERFVADMVKALQLNAINEFKRFYRSVDALLIDDIQFFARKERSQEEFFHTFNALLEGGQQVILTSDRYPKEIEGLEERLKSRFGWGLTVAVEPPELETRVAILMKKADQAKVDLPHDAAFFIAQRIRSNVRELEGALKRVIAHSHFMGRDITIELIRESLKDLLALQDKLVSVDNIQRTVAEYYKIKISDLLSKRRSRSVARPRQVAMALSKELTNHSLPEIGDVFGGRDHTTVLHACRKINELKESDADIREDYKNLLRTLTT
- the dnaN gene encoding DNA polymerase III subunit beta: MHFTIQREALLKPLQLVAGVVERRQTLPVLSNVLLVVEGQQLSLTGTDLEVELVGRVQLEEPADPGSITVPARKLMDICKSLPNDALIDIKVDEQKLVVKAGRSRFTLSTLPANDFPTVEEGPGSLTCSLEQSKLRRLIERTSFAMAQQDVRYYLNGMLLEVSAGIIRAVATDGHRLAMCSMQADIGQPDRHQVIVPRKGILELARLLTEPDGIVSIVLGQHHIRATTGEFTFTSKLVDGKFPDYERVLPKGGDKLVLGDRQALREAFSRTAILSNEKYRGIRLQLANGQLKIQANNPEQEEAEEEVGVEYNGGNLEIGFNVSYLLDVLGVMTTEQVRLILSDSNSSALVQESDNDDSAYVVMPMRL
- the recF gene encoding DNA replication/repair protein RecF (All proteins in this family for which functions are known are DNA-binding proteins that assist the filamentation of RecA onto DNA for the initiation of recombination or recombinational repair.); protein product: MSLSRVSVTAVRNLHPVTFSPSPRINILYGANGSGKTSVLEAIHLLGLARSFRSTRLLPVIQYEQLACTVFGQIELAEGGNSALGISRDRQGEFQIRIDGQNARSAAQLAEIMPLQLINPDSFRLLEGAPKIRRQFLDWGVFHVEPRFMSTWQRLQKALRQRNSWLRHGTLDAVSQAVWDRELCQASAEIDEYRRAYIKVLKPVFEQTLSELVELEGLTLSYYRGWDKDRELSAVLAGSLQRDQQMGHTQAGPQRADLRLRLGAHNAADILSRGQQKLVVCALRIAQGHLVSQARRGQCIYLVDDLPSELDEHHRRALCRLLEDLRCQVFITCVDHELLREGWQTETPVALFHVEQGRITQTHDHRE